The Sedimentisphaera salicampi genome includes a region encoding these proteins:
- a CDS encoding AAA family ATPase, translating to MRSGFKKYYAQQRSKNANAEEGHFLTISREYGCCGIDLAEKVVDLIEQRCSVNWKIYHKDLLQRLAKEAGVDFETIEKQRLAKPGIVNEFLSNLKQTNIPDGYEIRKRVAFMVRDIAGKGNAVIVGQGGAAATGDMAGGLNVRVEAPRQWRVLRVRNQEGLSDKEAEKRLDELEKSRIHLHRAYEAMCPRRPAFHLLFDNSRFTAEQISEQIFYAMKLCGMIKI from the coding sequence ATGCGTTCGGGTTTTAAAAAATACTATGCCCAGCAGCGTTCGAAGAATGCGAATGCTGAAGAAGGCCACTTTCTGACAATCTCGCGGGAATACGGCTGCTGCGGAATTGACCTTGCAGAAAAGGTGGTTGATTTAATTGAGCAGAGGTGCTCGGTTAATTGGAAAATATACCACAAAGACCTTCTTCAAAGGCTTGCCAAGGAAGCAGGCGTGGATTTTGAGACAATCGAAAAACAGAGACTGGCAAAGCCCGGGATAGTAAATGAATTTTTGAGCAATCTCAAACAGACAAATATCCCGGACGGATACGAGATTCGCAAGCGTGTTGCCTTTATGGTGAGAGATATTGCCGGAAAGGGGAATGCAGTGATCGTCGGGCAGGGCGGAGCTGCCGCTACAGGCGATATGGCCGGTGGACTGAACGTACGCGTGGAGGCCCCGAGGCAGTGGCGGGTTTTAAGAGTCCGCAATCAGGAAGGACTGAGCGATAAAGAAGCTGAAAAAAGGCTTGATGAACTGGAAAAGTCTAGAATACATCTGCACAGGGCTTACGAGGCGATGTGCCCAAGGCGGCCTGCTTTTCATCTGCTGTTCGATAACAGCAGGTTTACAGCAGAGCAGATATCAGAACAGATATTTTACGCCATGAAGCTTTGCGGGATGATTAAAATATAA
- a CDS encoding V-type ATP synthase subunit E yields MNTEQVVNKIISEAEKNAEEIKAENDKKIFAYNQKTDELVQHHEQHSDELAQKAGEEEKRRILATARMKSRTEILSKKQQIVSKLNDRVHDKMENLSKEQFQKLYAGLIKKNAVNGDEVIFPGSEEKLVDEDFVNSINKDAGLKLTLAEEKASFKRGVSLSSGQVSINLSFEVLVEMAQSELEGEIHSQLFTE; encoded by the coding sequence ATGAATACAGAACAGGTTGTAAATAAAATTATCTCTGAGGCAGAGAAGAATGCCGAAGAGATCAAAGCTGAAAACGATAAGAAAATATTCGCTTATAATCAGAAAACCGATGAGCTTGTTCAGCACCATGAGCAGCATTCCGATGAGCTGGCGCAGAAAGCCGGCGAAGAGGAAAAGCGAAGAATACTCGCTACTGCACGTATGAAGAGCAGAACGGAGATTTTGAGCAAAAAGCAGCAGATCGTTTCCAAGCTTAATGATCGCGTTCATGATAAGATGGAAAACCTAAGCAAAGAGCAGTTTCAAAAGCTCTATGCAGGGCTTATTAAAAAGAACGCTGTCAACGGGGATGAAGTTATTTTCCCTGGAAGCGAGGAAAAGCTCGTTGATGAGGATTTTGTTAATTCCATCAATAAAGATGCAGGGCTAAAGCTTACTCTCGCAGAAGAGAAGGCTTCTTTCAAGAGAGGCGTTTCTCTTTCAAGCGGTCAGGTGAGCATCAATCTCTCATTCGAGGTGCTGGTGGAAATGGCTCAGTCGGAGCTTGAAGGCGAAATACACTCTCAGCTTTTTACTGAATAA
- a CDS encoding V-type ATPase subunit yields MQEIYEIIQTPRAGKENWDYAYHAGLVRAMQTKLLPLNVFADMASAGSYKEAIECTAGSDYGFQPDEPIERIYSILADARNELKSFFKDMASGSPIASLPEVEADMSNLRLAVRRFAAERPIGEDYSNAGTVPPEQFESIFESDDYSDLPSHFRQAAEESVLEYYATKDLRSIDYAIDRIEFQWHKKLAQDAKLVYLSDLTAARIDLTNIGMVIRSKFAGSEEEPPFIAGGFVDIDKLKGAMFQSFDVFDQIFYSTDYEPMIVSSVDYLNNNSSFVRFEALCERHLQRCCDVADYIAAGLQPLIAYYYRKIIELRWLRIVITAKKNGLSKQFISDRLGV; encoded by the coding sequence ATGCAGGAAATATACGAAATAATCCAAACGCCCAGAGCGGGCAAAGAGAATTGGGATTACGCCTATCATGCAGGTCTCGTGCGGGCAATGCAGACAAAACTTCTGCCCCTTAATGTATTTGCTGATATGGCTTCCGCTGGAAGCTATAAAGAAGCAATAGAATGCACGGCCGGCAGTGATTACGGTTTCCAGCCCGATGAGCCTATTGAGAGGATATACAGCATCCTTGCAGATGCGAGGAACGAGCTGAAATCCTTTTTCAAAGATATGGCCTCGGGCAGCCCGATAGCCTCTCTGCCGGAGGTTGAAGCGGATATGTCTAACCTGAGGCTCGCGGTGAGGCGGTTTGCCGCCGAAAGACCCATAGGCGAGGACTACTCCAATGCCGGCACAGTGCCGCCTGAGCAGTTTGAGAGTATTTTCGAAAGCGACGACTACAGCGACCTTCCATCCCATTTCAGGCAGGCCGCAGAAGAATCAGTACTCGAATATTACGCCACCAAAGACCTGCGTTCAATTGATTATGCCATAGACAGAATCGAGTTTCAGTGGCATAAGAAGCTGGCGCAAGACGCAAAGCTCGTTTACCTCTCAGACCTTACCGCAGCGCGAATCGACCTTACCAATATCGGGATGGTTATTCGTTCAAAATTTGCAGGCAGCGAAGAGGAGCCGCCGTTTATAGCGGGCGGCTTTGTCGATATCGACAAGCTCAAAGGAGCAATGTTCCAGAGCTTTGATGTGTTCGATCAGATCTTCTATTCCACTGATTACGAGCCGATGATTGTATCCAGCGTGGATTATCTCAACAATAACAGCTCGTTTGTGCGGTTTGAGGCTCTTTGCGAACGTCATCTGCAGCGATGCTGCGATGTGGCTGATTATATAGCCGCAGGGCTCCAGCCCCTTATTGCCTACTACTACAGAAAGATTATTGAGCTCAGATGGCTGCGGATCGTGATAACCGCAAAGAAAAACGGGCTTTCAAAGCAGTTTATTTCAGACAGATTGGGGGTTTGA
- a CDS encoding V-type ATP synthase subunit F — protein MQGKAAVLGSSDFVMPFSALGLDTHPVHEDDDVSQAAENMLTENYSLIVVSEDIAHKANEVFEKKNAEATPCVLVLPFVSESEGFAMESLGKVLKLATGIDILKNG, from the coding sequence ATGCAGGGTAAGGCAGCAGTACTGGGAAGTTCGGATTTTGTAATGCCGTTTTCTGCGCTTGGGCTTGATACCCATCCAGTCCATGAGGATGACGATGTGTCTCAGGCAGCGGAAAATATGCTTACAGAAAACTACAGCCTGATTGTGGTATCCGAGGATATCGCACATAAGGCAAACGAGGTTTTCGAAAAGAAAAATGCAGAAGCAACGCCCTGCGTGCTTGTTCTTCCGTTTGTTTCGGAATCTGAGGGGTTTGCGATGGAATCTCTCGGAAAGGTGCTCAAGCTCGCAACGGGAATCGATATACTGAAGAATGGATAA
- a CDS encoding V-type ATP synthase subunit A — protein MTELGQGRVIKVAGPVVTAEGMTGAKMYDVVRVGEANLIGEIVELHAGRANVQVYEDTVGVGPGEPVVNTGSPLSVELGPGLITNIYDGIQRPLRDLYETEGAFIQRGNDTPGLDRETKWQFDASMNEGDDVSQGDIIGTVQESSLLEHKIMVPQGVSGKLESVSSGEYTVTDTVAQVKTESGKTVNITLMQECPVRSPRKSRQRLTPDRVMVSGQRVIDTFFPIGVGGTACVPGPFGTGKTVVQHQLAKWIDAEVVVYVGCGERGNEMTDVLTEFPELKDPKSGKPLMERVVLIANTSDMPVAAREASVYTGITIAEYFRDMGYKVALMADSTSRWAEAMREISTRLEEMPAEEGYPAYLGSRIASFYERAGRIQCLGSPDREGALSIIGAVSPPGGDLSDSVVQATLHVVKVFWSLQSSLAQQRHFPAIDWLTSYSFYKEYLGKSFDDEQVAEEMMEMINTFMSLLEKEAGLLEIVRLVGAEAISSADRVSLETAKTVREDFLHQNAFHSVDTYTSLEKQYEMLKTILHLHNVSLEAVNSGADIDEIVAAEVKEDIARSKYTPEDELDKFAQIRNKIDEQVGSLKKEQVNA, from the coding sequence ATGACAGAACTTGGACAGGGTAGAGTTATCAAAGTTGCCGGACCGGTGGTTACCGCTGAAGGTATGACCGGGGCAAAAATGTACGACGTTGTCAGGGTTGGCGAGGCCAACCTCATAGGCGAGATCGTAGAACTGCATGCCGGCAGGGCAAACGTGCAGGTTTACGAGGATACTGTCGGGGTAGGCCCGGGCGAACCTGTAGTAAATACAGGCAGTCCGCTGAGTGTTGAGCTTGGCCCTGGGCTTATTACGAACATTTATGATGGTATCCAGCGTCCGCTGAGAGACCTCTATGAAACCGAAGGAGCATTCATACAGAGGGGAAATGACACCCCCGGGCTCGACCGTGAAACAAAATGGCAGTTTGATGCCTCAATGAATGAAGGCGATGATGTCTCTCAAGGGGATATTATAGGAACTGTTCAGGAAAGCTCCCTGCTCGAACATAAGATTATGGTGCCTCAGGGTGTCAGCGGCAAGCTCGAAAGCGTAAGCTCCGGTGAGTACACCGTTACCGATACTGTCGCACAGGTTAAAACCGAATCCGGCAAAACGGTAAATATAACGCTGATGCAGGAATGCCCGGTACGTTCTCCCCGAAAGAGCCGCCAGAGACTCACGCCGGACAGGGTGATGGTTTCAGGGCAGCGGGTGATTGATACGTTCTTCCCGATCGGTGTAGGCGGTACGGCCTGCGTTCCCGGCCCGTTCGGTACGGGCAAAACCGTTGTGCAGCATCAGCTTGCCAAATGGATTGATGCTGAGGTTGTGGTTTATGTAGGCTGCGGCGAGCGCGGCAACGAAATGACAGACGTGCTCACTGAATTCCCTGAGCTGAAAGATCCGAAATCCGGAAAGCCCCTTATGGAGCGTGTTGTGCTGATTGCCAACACTTCCGATATGCCTGTAGCAGCGAGAGAGGCTTCGGTTTACACCGGAATTACAATTGCTGAATATTTCCGTGATATGGGCTATAAAGTTGCCCTTATGGCAGACAGCACGAGCCGCTGGGCTGAGGCGATGAGAGAAATTTCAACCCGTCTTGAGGAAATGCCCGCAGAAGAGGGCTATCCCGCATATCTCGGTTCAAGGATTGCTTCATTTTATGAGCGAGCAGGGCGGATTCAGTGTCTTGGAAGCCCGGATAGAGAAGGCGCACTGTCAATTATCGGAGCTGTAAGTCCTCCTGGCGGCGACCTCTCAGATTCGGTTGTGCAGGCAACTCTTCACGTGGTTAAGGTGTTCTGGTCATTGCAGTCCAGCCTTGCCCAGCAGAGGCACTTCCCGGCAATCGACTGGCTGACCAGCTACTCGTTTTACAAAGAGTATCTCGGCAAGAGCTTTGATGATGAGCAGGTGGCAGAAGAGATGATGGAAATGATAAATACCTTTATGTCTCTGCTTGAGAAAGAAGCCGGACTCCTTGAGATTGTAAGGCTCGTTGGTGCTGAGGCGATCAGCTCGGCAGACAGAGTTTCACTTGAAACAGCTAAAACTGTCCGTGAAGACTTCCTCCACCAAAATGCCTTCCACAGCGTTGATACATACACCTCCCTTGAGAAGCAGTATGAAATGCTCAAAACCATCCTTCACCTGCATAACGTTTCCCTTGAGGCGGTCAATTCAGGTGCCGATATAGATGAGATCGTTGCTGCGGAAGTGAAGGAAGATATTGCAAGAAGCAAATATACGCCGGAAGATGAGCTCGATAAGTTTGCTCAGATTCGTAATAAAATTGATGAACAGGTTGGCTCTTTGAAGAAGGAGCAGGTGAATGCTTAA
- a CDS encoding V-type ATP synthase subunit D has product MQANVSATRMEMLRLRRKVELAERGHKLLSQKRDELSRQLVQISRGIAPLRKEVEKALNNTSRRFMLARASMEPEDVAAALEVPVKKFNLAVQFASIMNVRVPSLEKKLEGDVICYGYAKTSPELDAALYSLEKVFDMIIELAEKEKQAYLLATDLQKTRRRVNVLEHVVIPETKDTIKYIASRLSENERDNTSRLMIIADIIRGDQ; this is encoded by the coding sequence ATGCAGGCAAATGTCAGTGCTACAAGAATGGAGATGCTCAGGCTTCGAAGGAAGGTTGAGCTTGCAGAAAGAGGCCATAAGCTTTTAAGTCAAAAGCGTGATGAGCTTTCAAGGCAGCTTGTGCAGATTTCACGCGGGATCGCTCCGCTTCGAAAAGAAGTGGAAAAGGCCCTGAACAATACTTCAAGGCGGTTTATGCTCGCAAGAGCTTCCATGGAGCCTGAAGATGTGGCAGCGGCTCTGGAAGTTCCTGTGAAAAAATTCAACCTTGCTGTGCAGTTTGCCAGCATAATGAATGTTAGAGTTCCTTCTCTTGAGAAGAAGCTTGAGGGGGATGTCATATGCTATGGATATGCAAAAACAAGCCCTGAGCTGGATGCCGCTTTGTATTCACTTGAGAAGGTCTTTGATATGATTATTGAGCTTGCCGAGAAGGAAAAACAGGCATACCTGCTCGCTACAGATCTCCAGAAGACAAGGCGGAGAGTGAACGTTCTTGAACACGTGGTTATCCCTGAGACCAAAGACACAATCAAGTATATAGCATCAAGGCTGAGTGAAAACGAACGAGACAATACCAGCAGACTTATGATTATCGCTGATATCATCAGGGGTGATCAATAG
- a CDS encoding V-type ATP synthase subunit B, with the protein MLKEYKTVSSIAGPLMVVEGVEDAKYGHIVDIELGDGSMRHGQILQVDGKKVLVQVFEGTEGIDIDESKVRPLGKPLELGVSPDILGRVFTGIGVPSDDGPDIIPEKRLNINGSPINPYSRDYPNEFIQTGISTIDGLNPLVRGQKLPVFSGSGLPHDELTAQLARQATVLGDDEQFAVVFAAMGITFEAAQFFIKDLTDTGAIERAALFINLANDPAIERISTPRVALTAAEYLAFDRGMQVLVILNDMTNYCEALRQISASRLEVPGRRGYPGYLYTDLATIYERAGRVKGNQGSITMVPVLTMPEDDKTHPVPDLTGYITEGQIIMSRSLYRNNVTPPVDVMPSLSRLKDKGIGEGKTRDDHADVYNQLYAAYARGKEAQELATILGEAALSEEDQKYMKFANEFEARYIKQGYRENRSVYETLDLGWELLTMFEDAELKRIDKELIDKYMPKFRSSAGQNSE; encoded by the coding sequence ATGCTTAAAGAATATAAAACAGTATCCAGTATTGCAGGCCCGCTGATGGTCGTCGAGGGTGTCGAAGACGCAAAGTACGGCCATATTGTTGATATAGAGCTTGGAGACGGCTCTATGAGGCATGGGCAGATCCTGCAGGTTGACGGCAAGAAAGTGCTAGTGCAGGTTTTCGAAGGCACAGAAGGCATTGATATTGATGAATCGAAAGTTCGTCCTCTGGGCAAGCCCCTTGAGCTGGGCGTATCACCCGATATCCTCGGAAGGGTTTTCACAGGTATCGGTGTACCGTCCGATGACGGGCCTGATATAATCCCCGAAAAAAGGCTCAATATTAACGGCAGTCCGATCAATCCATACAGCCGCGATTATCCTAACGAGTTTATTCAGACGGGAATCTCAACCATCGACGGGCTCAATCCGCTTGTGCGCGGCCAGAAGCTGCCGGTATTCTCCGGTTCCGGCCTTCCGCACGATGAGCTCACCGCCCAGCTTGCAAGACAGGCTACTGTATTAGGCGATGATGAGCAGTTTGCGGTTGTATTTGCAGCGATGGGTATTACGTTTGAAGCCGCTCAGTTCTTCATTAAAGACCTAACAGACACCGGAGCGATTGAGCGTGCTGCACTGTTTATCAATCTCGCCAACGACCCGGCTATCGAAAGAATTTCCACGCCGCGTGTTGCACTGACTGCCGCTGAGTATCTCGCTTTCGACAGGGGGATGCAGGTGCTTGTAATCCTAAACGATATGACAAACTACTGCGAAGCACTTCGTCAGATTAGTGCTTCAAGGCTCGAGGTGCCCGGAAGAAGGGGCTACCCGGGATATCTCTATACAGACCTTGCAACGATTTACGAACGTGCCGGCAGGGTTAAGGGCAATCAGGGCTCTATTACTATGGTGCCTGTGCTTACAATGCCCGAGGACGATAAAACTCACCCCGTTCCCGACCTTACAGGCTATATTACCGAAGGGCAGATTATTATGTCCCGCTCGCTTTACAGGAACAATGTTACACCGCCTGTGGATGTAATGCCAAGCCTCTCAAGGCTGAAGGACAAGGGTATTGGCGAAGGCAAAACGCGAGACGACCACGCAGACGTTTACAACCAGCTTTACGCAGCCTATGCAAGAGGTAAGGAAGCTCAGGAGCTTGCTACAATCCTCGGTGAGGCAGCTTTGAGCGAAGAGGATCAGAAGTATATGAAGTTTGCAAATGAGTTTGAGGCCAGATACATCAAACAGGGCTATCGCGAAAACCGCTCTGTCTATGAAACCCTTGATCTCGGGTGGGAGCTTCTGACTATGTTCGAGGATGCAGAGCTCAAGCGTATTGATAAAGAGCTTATCGATAAGTATATGCCTAAGTTCAGGTCTTCAGCAGGGCAGAATTCAGAATAA
- a CDS encoding SUMF1/EgtB/PvdO family nonheme iron enzyme, which produces MKYASAFLFAVFLSAASLGQWDTALDHDGNEIIDLSDLSYFAQHWLETSDVEVPSVWGLSEVEAEEAIFSAGLSVGSLTQQHSLSFPQDTVISQYPAAGESVPYGSGVNLTVSFTQDGFSGMSWVYIDEAELVGYMSKYETTNAQYCKFLSDALDARKIEVRKDGIYGVRGEYNGQLYYDIDDPHAQISFSDGYFHVESRSGYDMNSHPVVEVSWFGAKAFCDFYSYVLPSEAQWQAAADYNASFHYGCGLNIDSSKANYDLNNPQGLPSFPHTTPVGQFGEYGYSLCDMAGNVWEWTDSTSSEGSRVLKGGSWCDSAQNCKVSESLSSSPLPTHFNCGFRAFIPK; this is translated from the coding sequence ATGAAATACGCATCGGCGTTTCTGTTTGCAGTTTTCCTTTCTGCTGCCTCCTTAGGGCAGTGGGACACAGCCTTAGACCACGACGGCAACGAGATTATTGATCTGTCCGATTTGTCCTATTTCGCGCAGCACTGGCTCGAAACCTCTGATGTAGAAGTTCCTTCTGTTTGGGGTTTGAGCGAAGTCGAGGCTGAGGAAGCGATATTTTCTGCCGGCCTTTCCGTGGGATCGCTTACCCAGCAGCACAGCCTTTCATTCCCTCAAGATACGGTTATAAGTCAGTATCCGGCAGCGGGAGAGAGTGTCCCTTACGGCTCTGGTGTGAATCTAACGGTATCATTTACTCAGGATGGATTCAGCGGTATGTCTTGGGTGTATATTGATGAAGCTGAATTAGTTGGCTATATGAGCAAATACGAAACCACCAACGCCCAATACTGCAAATTTCTAAGCGATGCCCTTGATGCCCGAAAAATAGAAGTGCGAAAAGACGGGATTTACGGCGTTCGAGGTGAGTATAACGGCCAGCTTTACTATGATATAGATGATCCGCACGCCCAGATCTCTTTCTCAGACGGCTATTTTCACGTAGAATCCCGCAGCGGATATGATATGAACAGTCATCCTGTGGTTGAGGTGAGCTGGTTTGGAGCGAAGGCATTCTGCGATTTTTACAGCTATGTGCTTCCCAGTGAAGCCCAGTGGCAGGCAGCGGCAGATTACAACGCATCATTCCACTACGGCTGCGGACTAAACATAGACAGCTCAAAAGCTAATTACGATTTAAACAATCCCCAAGGCCTTCCCAGCTTCCCGCACACAACCCCCGTAGGCCAATTCGGTGAATACGGATACAGCCTTTGCGATATGGCAGGAAACGTTTGGGAATGGACGGATTCGACTAGCAGTGAAGGCTCACGAGTACTGAAAGGCGGAAGCTGGTGCGATTCGGCCCAGAACTGCAAGGTTTCAGAAAGTTTATCAAGTTCCCCTCTGCCTACCCATTTCAATTGCGGGTTCCGTGCGTTTATACCGAAATAA
- a CDS encoding V-type ATP synthase subunit I, giving the protein MAVVDMTKILIASHKSEADKLLAELQETGLLHLLSSKDSAVCRNYDQLACRAEKPRKLEEKISELQKDISFLEEFSETPTSLMQPKVPVSRKQYREVAENSELEEAAEKVNSARKQIDKLRAEDYELKLKYDDLVKWKDIDIPLDELEKFENVKFFIGTLPPRNFGTVQKQLEEYDVVLDVVCSDKKCVRFAAAADKSQAADVQKILRASEFEAFVHTDYRGTIAENLEYIEQKRSTISDRIKAERRKAEDLADKNTDFQILHDYLRNKADAMYARSDAPGSDSVSFFEGWIKTNQLHCLDAMLEKFESTGYTKIEPEEGEQVPVAIENSKWARPFEAILGLYGSPQYKDVDPTAFMAPFFAVFFGLCLTDAAYGIIMILASVFFIKKFQGDKKFFRALAICSVCTVVAGAMTGGWFGTLIYDFAVKNDVGWLSGAIDSMTWFDPLVEPMTFLYLSLAMGYIQLMFGLGVGCWDYLRKGDVASAVINKLCWILLLNALIIMGGFSEAISPAMGSVLKWITIALLAVIGLFSVREGSWVVRIAGGLFELFGLIFYLGDLLSYLRLMALGMATAGVAMAVNIMAETTSQTPLIGWLATLLILVIGHTFNLLQSGLGAFVHTLRLQFVEYFPKFFSGGGMEFSPFSRNTRYVHIEEYKN; this is encoded by the coding sequence ATGGCCGTTGTAGATATGACAAAAATTTTGATTGCCTCGCACAAGAGTGAGGCAGACAAACTCCTCGCAGAGCTTCAGGAAACAGGGCTCCTTCATCTGCTCTCAAGCAAGGATTCTGCTGTATGCAGAAATTACGACCAGCTTGCCTGCAGAGCCGAAAAGCCGAGAAAGCTTGAGGAGAAGATAAGCGAGCTTCAGAAAGATATTAGTTTCCTTGAGGAGTTCAGCGAAACCCCCACATCTCTGATGCAGCCGAAAGTGCCTGTATCCAGAAAGCAGTATCGCGAAGTAGCTGAGAACAGCGAGCTTGAAGAGGCAGCAGAAAAGGTTAATTCAGCGAGAAAACAGATAGACAAGCTCAGGGCAGAAGATTACGAGCTCAAGCTCAAATACGATGATCTGGTGAAATGGAAGGATATTGATATCCCTCTTGATGAGCTTGAGAAATTTGAAAATGTAAAATTTTTCATCGGCACTCTTCCTCCCCGCAATTTCGGGACTGTACAGAAACAGCTTGAAGAATACGACGTTGTTTTGGATGTTGTATGCAGTGATAAAAAGTGCGTCAGGTTTGCTGCAGCAGCGGATAAATCGCAGGCGGCAGACGTGCAGAAAATCCTCAGAGCTTCGGAGTTTGAGGCATTCGTTCACACTGACTATCGAGGAACGATAGCCGAGAATCTTGAGTATATTGAACAGAAGAGAAGCACGATCTCAGACCGCATTAAGGCGGAGCGGAGAAAAGCCGAAGACCTAGCAGATAAAAATACAGATTTCCAGATCCTTCACGACTATCTTAGAAACAAGGCCGATGCTATGTATGCACGCTCAGATGCTCCCGGGTCTGATTCTGTAAGCTTTTTTGAGGGATGGATAAAGACAAATCAGCTTCATTGCCTTGATGCAATGCTCGAGAAGTTTGAAAGCACCGGCTACACAAAAATTGAGCCGGAAGAGGGCGAACAGGTGCCTGTGGCGATAGAGAATTCCAAGTGGGCAAGGCCTTTCGAGGCGATTCTCGGCCTCTACGGCAGCCCCCAATACAAAGACGTAGACCCAACAGCATTTATGGCACCGTTTTTCGCTGTGTTTTTCGGGCTATGTCTCACAGACGCCGCTTACGGCATAATTATGATTCTCGCCAGCGTTTTCTTTATCAAAAAATTCCAAGGCGATAAAAAATTCTTCAGAGCTCTGGCTATATGCTCTGTCTGCACGGTAGTTGCAGGTGCGATGACAGGCGGCTGGTTTGGAACTCTGATATACGATTTTGCGGTGAAAAATGATGTAGGCTGGCTCAGCGGTGCGATAGACAGTATGACGTGGTTCGATCCTCTCGTAGAACCGATGACATTCCTGTATCTCTCGCTTGCAATGGGCTACATCCAGCTTATGTTCGGCCTCGGCGTTGGCTGCTGGGATTATCTGCGAAAAGGAGATGTGGCAAGTGCAGTGATAAACAAGCTCTGCTGGATACTCCTTCTCAACGCCTTGATAATAATGGGCGGCTTCTCTGAAGCCATCAGCCCTGCGATGGGCAGCGTTCTTAAATGGATCACAATAGCTCTGCTTGCAGTGATAGGGCTGTTCAGCGTCCGTGAAGGCAGCTGGGTGGTTCGTATAGCAGGCGGCTTATTTGAGCTCTTCGGGCTCATTTTCTATCTCGGCGACCTGCTCAGCTATCTGAGGCTCATGGCCCTCGGTATGGCAACAGCAGGCGTTGCGATGGCAGTGAATATTATGGCAGAGACAACCAGCCAGACCCCGCTTATCGGATGGCTTGCAACTCTGCTGATACTCGTTATCGGGCATACTTTCAACCTCCTGCAGTCCGGGCTCGGGGCGTTTGTCCATACGCTCAGGCTTCAGTTTGTTGAATATTTCCCGAAATTTTTCTCAGGCGGAGGGATGGAGTTCTCTCCGTTCAGCAGAAATACAAGATACGTTCATATCGAAGAATATAAAAATTGA
- a CDS encoding V-type ATP synthase subunit K has translation MEEMVNSGAALTGTALAFLGMACAVFFGGTGSAIGLSLAGRAGNGVLTDKPERYGTQMLLVVLPSSQGIYGLVAALLTLKNMNAFTQGAQIFELSMTQGWIVLAGGLAVGISCLFSGIFQGKVCAAGILMAAKRPEMATKAGVMYGIFVELYALFGFLAWFLIVNNGIDWASFAG, from the coding sequence ATGGAAGAAATGGTTAACAGTGGTGCAGCTCTAACAGGAACGGCTTTAGCGTTTTTGGGAATGGCCTGTGCGGTATTCTTCGGAGGTACAGGTTCAGCGATTGGTCTCAGCTTGGCAGGCAGGGCAGGTAACGGTGTGCTTACAGACAAGCCCGAAAGATACGGTACACAGATGCTTCTGGTAGTACTCCCGAGCTCTCAGGGGATTTACGGGCTTGTGGCAGCTCTGCTTACTCTGAAAAATATGAACGCCTTTACTCAAGGTGCTCAGATTTTCGAGCTGAGTATGACACAGGGCTGGATCGTACTCGCTGGTGGATTGGCCGTGGGGATTTCCTGCCTGTTCAGTGGAATTTTCCAGGGGAAGGTGTGTGCAGCCGGTATTCTTATGGCTGCTAAACGTCCGGAAATGGCTACTAAGGCCGGTGTTATGTATGGTATTTTTGTTGAGCTGTATGCTCTCTTCGGATTCCTCGCATGGTTCTTGATTGTGAATAACGGTATCGACTGGGCATCTTTTGCGGGCTAA